One window of the Betta splendens chromosome 21, fBetSpl5.4, whole genome shotgun sequence genome contains the following:
- the LOC114847055 gene encoding abl interactor 2-like isoform X2, protein MAELQMLLDEEIPAGRKALLDSFTNLDRVAEYCESNYVQSADKERALEETKSYTTQSLASVAYLINTLANNVLQMLDIQASQLRRMESSVNHISQTVDIHKEKVARREIGILTTNKNTSHSHKIVAPANPERPVRFIRKPIDYSVLDDIGHGVKVNGQQNMKLGGCLSRSSPPTQKPPSPPRAGKGILGKSSPYRTLEPVRPPVVPNDYVSSPTRNSMTGAQLSSPVRTATLNHRPRTYSGSSGGSHPSSSSRSSSRENSGSSCVGVPIAVPTPSPPSTFPVSPTAEPASSSSTAPNSSPSPTPSSFSSSSSSTTTLTQPNAPLPPNSPIQHSTSPPQPNTPPSTSPSGNPTPEVQLVLPPPPLSSSSSPAEGPIVPQFYSMNRPQPRQQTPQVGGSLPYRRPPSVTDQPITAPTQVNGGPYYTQSPASPPPSSLLQFSPQLPLMGFVARVQESISDAISPPHPAAESQSAPEELLPTPQPQEDGHEEDSAVVEYSDPYAEEDPPWAPRTYLEKVVAIYDYTADKEDELSFQEGAIIYVIKKNEDGWFEGVMNATTGLFPGNYVESIMHYAD, encoded by the exons ATGGCGGagttgcagatgctgctggACGAGGAGATTCCTGCCGGACGAAAAGCGCTGCTGGACAGCTTCACCAACCTGGACCGGGTGGCTGAGTACTGCGAGAGCAACTATGTTCAG TCTGCAGACAAGGAACGAGCGCTGGAGGAGACTAAGAGCTACACCACCCAATCGCTGGCCAGCGTCGCCTACCTCATCAACACACTGGCCAACAATGTGCTGCAGATGCTGGACATCCAGGCATCGCAGCTGCGCCGCATGGAGAGCTCCGTCAACCACATCTCACAG ACTGTTGACATTCACAAAGAGAAGGTGGCCAGACGGGAGATCGGCATCTTGACCACCAACAAAAACACGTCCCACTCACATAAAATTGTTGCTCCAGCTAATCCAGAGCGACCGGTGCGCTTCATCAGGAAGCCCATTGACTACAGTGTGCTGGATGACATCGGACACGGAGTTAAG GTGAACGGTCAGCAGAACATGAAGCTGGGTGGGTGTCTGTCCCGGTCCAGCCCCCCCACACAGAAACCTCCCAGTCCCCCAAGGGCAGGAAAGGGCATCCTAGG GAAGAGCTCCCCCTACAGGACGCTGGAGCCGGTGCGCCCCCCTGTGGTGCCCAACGATTACGTCTCCAGCCCCACCAGAAACAGTATGACTGGTGCACAACTTTCAAGTCCAGTGCGCACGGCCACTCTCAACCATCGGCCCAGAACATACAG tggcaGCAGTGGAGGCAGTCATCCTAGCAGCAgcagtcgcagcagcagcagggagaacagcggcagcagctgtgtgggcGTTCCCATCGCCGTGCCGACGCCCTCCCCACCATCTACCTTCCCAG TTTCCCCAACTGCTGAACCAGCTAGCtcttcctccactgctcctaACTCCTCCCCTTCCCCGaccccttcctccttctcctcttcctcctcctccacaacaACCCTAACACAGCCCAATGCTCCTTTGCCCCCAAACTCCCCTATACAACACAGCACCTCACCACCCCAACCTAACACGCCTCCCAGCACCTCCCCATCTGGTAACCCCACCCCCGAAGTCCAGctggtcctccctcctcctcccctgtcctcctcctcatctcctgctGAAG GTCCCATCGTCCCTCAGTTCTACAGTATGAACCGGCCTCAGCCTCGACAGCAGACGCCTCAGGTAGGGGGGTCCCTGCCTTACCGCCGCCCTCCCTCTGTCACTGATCAGCCCATCACCGCCCCAACCCAGGTCAATGGCGGTCCCTACTACACCCAGAGCCCAG cctctcccccgccctcctccctcctccaattctctcctcagcttcctctgaTGGGTTTTGTTGCTCGTGTTCAGGAGTCCA tctCAGACGCcatttctcctcctcacccaGCTGCTGAGAGCCAGTCGGCACCCGAGGAGCTCCTCCCCACACCTCAGCCACAGGAGGACGGACATGAAGAGGACTCGGCAGTGGTGGAGTACAGTGACCCGTATGCTGAGGAGGACCCACCCTGGGCCCCCAGAACCTACTTGGAGAAAG TGGTGGCCATCTACGACTACACTGCCGACAAAGAGGACGAGCTGTCGTTTCAGGAAGGAGCCATCATCTACGTGATCAAGAAGAACGAGGATGGTTGGTTTGAAGGCGTGATGAACGCCACCACCGGCCTCTTCCCTGGGAACTACGTGGAGTCTATAATGCACTACGCCGACTGA
- the LOC114847055 gene encoding abl interactor 2-like isoform X1: protein MAELQMLLDEEIPAGRKALLDSFTNLDRVAEYCESNYVQSADKERALEETKSYTTQSLASVAYLINTLANNVLQMLDIQASQLRRMESSVNHISQTVDIHKEKVARREIGILTTNKNTSHSHKIVAPANPERPVRFIRKPIDYSVLDDIGHGVKWLLRFKVNGQQNMKLGGCLSRSSPPTQKPPSPPRAGKGILGKSSPYRTLEPVRPPVVPNDYVSSPTRNSMTGAQLSSPVRTATLNHRPRTYSGSSGGSHPSSSSRSSSRENSGSSCVGVPIAVPTPSPPSTFPVSPTAEPASSSSTAPNSSPSPTPSSFSSSSSSTTTLTQPNAPLPPNSPIQHSTSPPQPNTPPSTSPSGNPTPEVQLVLPPPPLSSSSSPAEGPIVPQFYSMNRPQPRQQTPQVGGSLPYRRPPSVTDQPITAPTQVNGGPYYTQSPASPPPSSLLQFSPQLPLMGFVARVQESISDAISPPHPAAESQSAPEELLPTPQPQEDGHEEDSAVVEYSDPYAEEDPPWAPRTYLEKVVAIYDYTADKEDELSFQEGAIIYVIKKNEDGWFEGVMNATTGLFPGNYVESIMHYAD from the exons ATGGCGGagttgcagatgctgctggACGAGGAGATTCCTGCCGGACGAAAAGCGCTGCTGGACAGCTTCACCAACCTGGACCGGGTGGCTGAGTACTGCGAGAGCAACTATGTTCAG TCTGCAGACAAGGAACGAGCGCTGGAGGAGACTAAGAGCTACACCACCCAATCGCTGGCCAGCGTCGCCTACCTCATCAACACACTGGCCAACAATGTGCTGCAGATGCTGGACATCCAGGCATCGCAGCTGCGCCGCATGGAGAGCTCCGTCAACCACATCTCACAG ACTGTTGACATTCACAAAGAGAAGGTGGCCAGACGGGAGATCGGCATCTTGACCACCAACAAAAACACGTCCCACTCACATAAAATTGTTGCTCCAGCTAATCCAGAGCGACCGGTGCGCTTCATCAGGAAGCCCATTGACTACAGTGTGCTGGATGACATCGGACACGGAGTTAAG TGGTTATTGAGGTTTAAG GTGAACGGTCAGCAGAACATGAAGCTGGGTGGGTGTCTGTCCCGGTCCAGCCCCCCCACACAGAAACCTCCCAGTCCCCCAAGGGCAGGAAAGGGCATCCTAGG GAAGAGCTCCCCCTACAGGACGCTGGAGCCGGTGCGCCCCCCTGTGGTGCCCAACGATTACGTCTCCAGCCCCACCAGAAACAGTATGACTGGTGCACAACTTTCAAGTCCAGTGCGCACGGCCACTCTCAACCATCGGCCCAGAACATACAG tggcaGCAGTGGAGGCAGTCATCCTAGCAGCAgcagtcgcagcagcagcagggagaacagcggcagcagctgtgtgggcGTTCCCATCGCCGTGCCGACGCCCTCCCCACCATCTACCTTCCCAG TTTCCCCAACTGCTGAACCAGCTAGCtcttcctccactgctcctaACTCCTCCCCTTCCCCGaccccttcctccttctcctcttcctcctcctccacaacaACCCTAACACAGCCCAATGCTCCTTTGCCCCCAAACTCCCCTATACAACACAGCACCTCACCACCCCAACCTAACACGCCTCCCAGCACCTCCCCATCTGGTAACCCCACCCCCGAAGTCCAGctggtcctccctcctcctcccctgtcctcctcctcatctcctgctGAAG GTCCCATCGTCCCTCAGTTCTACAGTATGAACCGGCCTCAGCCTCGACAGCAGACGCCTCAGGTAGGGGGGTCCCTGCCTTACCGCCGCCCTCCCTCTGTCACTGATCAGCCCATCACCGCCCCAACCCAGGTCAATGGCGGTCCCTACTACACCCAGAGCCCAG cctctcccccgccctcctccctcctccaattctctcctcagcttcctctgaTGGGTTTTGTTGCTCGTGTTCAGGAGTCCA tctCAGACGCcatttctcctcctcacccaGCTGCTGAGAGCCAGTCGGCACCCGAGGAGCTCCTCCCCACACCTCAGCCACAGGAGGACGGACATGAAGAGGACTCGGCAGTGGTGGAGTACAGTGACCCGTATGCTGAGGAGGACCCACCCTGGGCCCCCAGAACCTACTTGGAGAAAG TGGTGGCCATCTACGACTACACTGCCGACAAAGAGGACGAGCTGTCGTTTCAGGAAGGAGCCATCATCTACGTGATCAAGAAGAACGAGGATGGTTGGTTTGAAGGCGTGATGAACGCCACCACCGGCCTCTTCCCTGGGAACTACGTGGAGTCTATAATGCACTACGCCGACTGA
- the LOC114847055 gene encoding abl interactor 2-like isoform X5 has protein sequence MAELQMLLDEEIPAGRKALLDSFTNLDRVAEYCESNYVQSADKERALEETKSYTTQSLASVAYLINTLANNVLQMLDIQASQLRRMESSVNHISQTVDIHKEKVARREIGILTTNKNTSHSHKIVAPANPERPVRFIRKPIDYSVLDDIGHGVKWLLRFKVNGQQNMKLGGCLSRSSPPTQKPPSPPRAGKGILGKSSPYRTLEPVRPPVVPNDYVSSPTRNSMTGAQLSSPVRTATLNHRPRTYSGSSGGSHPSSSSRSSSRENSGSSCVGVPIAVPTPSPPSTFPGPIVPQFYSMNRPQPRQQTPQVGGSLPYRRPPSVTDQPITAPTQVNGGPYYTQSPASPPPSSLLQFSPQLPLMGFVARVQESISDAISPPHPAAESQSAPEELLPTPQPQEDGHEEDSAVVEYSDPYAEEDPPWAPRTYLEKVVAIYDYTADKEDELSFQEGAIIYVIKKNEDGWFEGVMNATTGLFPGNYVESIMHYAD, from the exons ATGGCGGagttgcagatgctgctggACGAGGAGATTCCTGCCGGACGAAAAGCGCTGCTGGACAGCTTCACCAACCTGGACCGGGTGGCTGAGTACTGCGAGAGCAACTATGTTCAG TCTGCAGACAAGGAACGAGCGCTGGAGGAGACTAAGAGCTACACCACCCAATCGCTGGCCAGCGTCGCCTACCTCATCAACACACTGGCCAACAATGTGCTGCAGATGCTGGACATCCAGGCATCGCAGCTGCGCCGCATGGAGAGCTCCGTCAACCACATCTCACAG ACTGTTGACATTCACAAAGAGAAGGTGGCCAGACGGGAGATCGGCATCTTGACCACCAACAAAAACACGTCCCACTCACATAAAATTGTTGCTCCAGCTAATCCAGAGCGACCGGTGCGCTTCATCAGGAAGCCCATTGACTACAGTGTGCTGGATGACATCGGACACGGAGTTAAG TGGTTATTGAGGTTTAAG GTGAACGGTCAGCAGAACATGAAGCTGGGTGGGTGTCTGTCCCGGTCCAGCCCCCCCACACAGAAACCTCCCAGTCCCCCAAGGGCAGGAAAGGGCATCCTAGG GAAGAGCTCCCCCTACAGGACGCTGGAGCCGGTGCGCCCCCCTGTGGTGCCCAACGATTACGTCTCCAGCCCCACCAGAAACAGTATGACTGGTGCACAACTTTCAAGTCCAGTGCGCACGGCCACTCTCAACCATCGGCCCAGAACATACAG tggcaGCAGTGGAGGCAGTCATCCTAGCAGCAgcagtcgcagcagcagcagggagaacagcggcagcagctgtgtgggcGTTCCCATCGCCGTGCCGACGCCCTCCCCACCATCTACCTTCCCAG GTCCCATCGTCCCTCAGTTCTACAGTATGAACCGGCCTCAGCCTCGACAGCAGACGCCTCAGGTAGGGGGGTCCCTGCCTTACCGCCGCCCTCCCTCTGTCACTGATCAGCCCATCACCGCCCCAACCCAGGTCAATGGCGGTCCCTACTACACCCAGAGCCCAG cctctcccccgccctcctccctcctccaattctctcctcagcttcctctgaTGGGTTTTGTTGCTCGTGTTCAGGAGTCCA tctCAGACGCcatttctcctcctcacccaGCTGCTGAGAGCCAGTCGGCACCCGAGGAGCTCCTCCCCACACCTCAGCCACAGGAGGACGGACATGAAGAGGACTCGGCAGTGGTGGAGTACAGTGACCCGTATGCTGAGGAGGACCCACCCTGGGCCCCCAGAACCTACTTGGAGAAAG TGGTGGCCATCTACGACTACACTGCCGACAAAGAGGACGAGCTGTCGTTTCAGGAAGGAGCCATCATCTACGTGATCAAGAAGAACGAGGATGGTTGGTTTGAAGGCGTGATGAACGCCACCACCGGCCTCTTCCCTGGGAACTACGTGGAGTCTATAATGCACTACGCCGACTGA
- the LOC114847055 gene encoding abl interactor 2-like isoform X7 translates to MAELQMLLDEEIPAGRKALLDSFTNLDRVAEYCESNYVQSADKERALEETKSYTTQSLASVAYLINTLANNVLQMLDIQASQLRRMESSVNHISQTVDIHKEKVARREIGILTTNKNTSHSHKIVAPANPERPVRFIRKPIDYSVLDDIGHGVKWLLRFKVNGQQNMKLGGCLSRSSPPTQKPPSPPRAGKGILGGSSGGSHPSSSSRSSSRENSGSSCVGVPIAVPTPSPPSTFPGPIVPQFYSMNRPQPRQQTPQVGGSLPYRRPPSVTDQPITAPTQVNGGPYYTQSPASPPPSSLLQFSPQLPLMGFVARVQESISDAISPPHPAAESQSAPEELLPTPQPQEDGHEEDSAVVEYSDPYAEEDPPWAPRTYLEKVVAIYDYTADKEDELSFQEGAIIYVIKKNEDGWFEGVMNATTGLFPGNYVESIMHYAD, encoded by the exons ATGGCGGagttgcagatgctgctggACGAGGAGATTCCTGCCGGACGAAAAGCGCTGCTGGACAGCTTCACCAACCTGGACCGGGTGGCTGAGTACTGCGAGAGCAACTATGTTCAG TCTGCAGACAAGGAACGAGCGCTGGAGGAGACTAAGAGCTACACCACCCAATCGCTGGCCAGCGTCGCCTACCTCATCAACACACTGGCCAACAATGTGCTGCAGATGCTGGACATCCAGGCATCGCAGCTGCGCCGCATGGAGAGCTCCGTCAACCACATCTCACAG ACTGTTGACATTCACAAAGAGAAGGTGGCCAGACGGGAGATCGGCATCTTGACCACCAACAAAAACACGTCCCACTCACATAAAATTGTTGCTCCAGCTAATCCAGAGCGACCGGTGCGCTTCATCAGGAAGCCCATTGACTACAGTGTGCTGGATGACATCGGACACGGAGTTAAG TGGTTATTGAGGTTTAAG GTGAACGGTCAGCAGAACATGAAGCTGGGTGGGTGTCTGTCCCGGTCCAGCCCCCCCACACAGAAACCTCCCAGTCCCCCAAGGGCAGGAAAGGGCATCCTAGG tggcaGCAGTGGAGGCAGTCATCCTAGCAGCAgcagtcgcagcagcagcagggagaacagcggcagcagctgtgtgggcGTTCCCATCGCCGTGCCGACGCCCTCCCCACCATCTACCTTCCCAG GTCCCATCGTCCCTCAGTTCTACAGTATGAACCGGCCTCAGCCTCGACAGCAGACGCCTCAGGTAGGGGGGTCCCTGCCTTACCGCCGCCCTCCCTCTGTCACTGATCAGCCCATCACCGCCCCAACCCAGGTCAATGGCGGTCCCTACTACACCCAGAGCCCAG cctctcccccgccctcctccctcctccaattctctcctcagcttcctctgaTGGGTTTTGTTGCTCGTGTTCAGGAGTCCA tctCAGACGCcatttctcctcctcacccaGCTGCTGAGAGCCAGTCGGCACCCGAGGAGCTCCTCCCCACACCTCAGCCACAGGAGGACGGACATGAAGAGGACTCGGCAGTGGTGGAGTACAGTGACCCGTATGCTGAGGAGGACCCACCCTGGGCCCCCAGAACCTACTTGGAGAAAG TGGTGGCCATCTACGACTACACTGCCGACAAAGAGGACGAGCTGTCGTTTCAGGAAGGAGCCATCATCTACGTGATCAAGAAGAACGAGGATGGTTGGTTTGAAGGCGTGATGAACGCCACCACCGGCCTCTTCCCTGGGAACTACGTGGAGTCTATAATGCACTACGCCGACTGA
- the LOC114847055 gene encoding abl interactor 2-like isoform X3 gives MAELQMLLDEEIPAGRKALLDSFTNLDRVAEYCESNYVQSADKERALEETKSYTTQSLASVAYLINTLANNVLQMLDIQASQLRRMESSVNHISQTVDIHKEKVARREIGILTTNKNTSHSHKIVAPANPERPVRFIRKPIDYSVLDDIGHGVKWLLRFKVNGQQNMKLGGCLSRSSPPTQKPPSPPRAGKGILGGSSGGSHPSSSSRSSSRENSGSSCVGVPIAVPTPSPPSTFPVSPTAEPASSSSTAPNSSPSPTPSSFSSSSSSTTTLTQPNAPLPPNSPIQHSTSPPQPNTPPSTSPSGNPTPEVQLVLPPPPLSSSSSPAEGPIVPQFYSMNRPQPRQQTPQVGGSLPYRRPPSVTDQPITAPTQVNGGPYYTQSPASPPPSSLLQFSPQLPLMGFVARVQESISDAISPPHPAAESQSAPEELLPTPQPQEDGHEEDSAVVEYSDPYAEEDPPWAPRTYLEKVVAIYDYTADKEDELSFQEGAIIYVIKKNEDGWFEGVMNATTGLFPGNYVESIMHYAD, from the exons ATGGCGGagttgcagatgctgctggACGAGGAGATTCCTGCCGGACGAAAAGCGCTGCTGGACAGCTTCACCAACCTGGACCGGGTGGCTGAGTACTGCGAGAGCAACTATGTTCAG TCTGCAGACAAGGAACGAGCGCTGGAGGAGACTAAGAGCTACACCACCCAATCGCTGGCCAGCGTCGCCTACCTCATCAACACACTGGCCAACAATGTGCTGCAGATGCTGGACATCCAGGCATCGCAGCTGCGCCGCATGGAGAGCTCCGTCAACCACATCTCACAG ACTGTTGACATTCACAAAGAGAAGGTGGCCAGACGGGAGATCGGCATCTTGACCACCAACAAAAACACGTCCCACTCACATAAAATTGTTGCTCCAGCTAATCCAGAGCGACCGGTGCGCTTCATCAGGAAGCCCATTGACTACAGTGTGCTGGATGACATCGGACACGGAGTTAAG TGGTTATTGAGGTTTAAG GTGAACGGTCAGCAGAACATGAAGCTGGGTGGGTGTCTGTCCCGGTCCAGCCCCCCCACACAGAAACCTCCCAGTCCCCCAAGGGCAGGAAAGGGCATCCTAGG tggcaGCAGTGGAGGCAGTCATCCTAGCAGCAgcagtcgcagcagcagcagggagaacagcggcagcagctgtgtgggcGTTCCCATCGCCGTGCCGACGCCCTCCCCACCATCTACCTTCCCAG TTTCCCCAACTGCTGAACCAGCTAGCtcttcctccactgctcctaACTCCTCCCCTTCCCCGaccccttcctccttctcctcttcctcctcctccacaacaACCCTAACACAGCCCAATGCTCCTTTGCCCCCAAACTCCCCTATACAACACAGCACCTCACCACCCCAACCTAACACGCCTCCCAGCACCTCCCCATCTGGTAACCCCACCCCCGAAGTCCAGctggtcctccctcctcctcccctgtcctcctcctcatctcctgctGAAG GTCCCATCGTCCCTCAGTTCTACAGTATGAACCGGCCTCAGCCTCGACAGCAGACGCCTCAGGTAGGGGGGTCCCTGCCTTACCGCCGCCCTCCCTCTGTCACTGATCAGCCCATCACCGCCCCAACCCAGGTCAATGGCGGTCCCTACTACACCCAGAGCCCAG cctctcccccgccctcctccctcctccaattctctcctcagcttcctctgaTGGGTTTTGTTGCTCGTGTTCAGGAGTCCA tctCAGACGCcatttctcctcctcacccaGCTGCTGAGAGCCAGTCGGCACCCGAGGAGCTCCTCCCCACACCTCAGCCACAGGAGGACGGACATGAAGAGGACTCGGCAGTGGTGGAGTACAGTGACCCGTATGCTGAGGAGGACCCACCCTGGGCCCCCAGAACCTACTTGGAGAAAG TGGTGGCCATCTACGACTACACTGCCGACAAAGAGGACGAGCTGTCGTTTCAGGAAGGAGCCATCATCTACGTGATCAAGAAGAACGAGGATGGTTGGTTTGAAGGCGTGATGAACGCCACCACCGGCCTCTTCCCTGGGAACTACGTGGAGTCTATAATGCACTACGCCGACTGA
- the LOC114847055 gene encoding abl interactor 2-like isoform X6 — translation MAELQMLLDEEIPAGRKALLDSFTNLDRVAEYCESNYVQSADKERALEETKSYTTQSLASVAYLINTLANNVLQMLDIQASQLRRMESSVNHISQTVDIHKEKVARREIGILTTNKNTSHSHKIVAPANPERPVRFIRKPIDYSVLDDIGHGVKVNGQQNMKLGGCLSRSSPPTQKPPSPPRAGKGILGKSSPYRTLEPVRPPVVPNDYVSSPTRNSMTGAQLSSPVRTATLNHRPRTYSGSSGGSHPSSSSRSSSRENSGSSCVGVPIAVPTPSPPSTFPGPIVPQFYSMNRPQPRQQTPQVGGSLPYRRPPSVTDQPITAPTQVNGGPYYTQSPASPPPSSLLQFSPQLPLMGFVARVQESISDAISPPHPAAESQSAPEELLPTPQPQEDGHEEDSAVVEYSDPYAEEDPPWAPRTYLEKVVAIYDYTADKEDELSFQEGAIIYVIKKNEDGWFEGVMNATTGLFPGNYVESIMHYAD, via the exons ATGGCGGagttgcagatgctgctggACGAGGAGATTCCTGCCGGACGAAAAGCGCTGCTGGACAGCTTCACCAACCTGGACCGGGTGGCTGAGTACTGCGAGAGCAACTATGTTCAG TCTGCAGACAAGGAACGAGCGCTGGAGGAGACTAAGAGCTACACCACCCAATCGCTGGCCAGCGTCGCCTACCTCATCAACACACTGGCCAACAATGTGCTGCAGATGCTGGACATCCAGGCATCGCAGCTGCGCCGCATGGAGAGCTCCGTCAACCACATCTCACAG ACTGTTGACATTCACAAAGAGAAGGTGGCCAGACGGGAGATCGGCATCTTGACCACCAACAAAAACACGTCCCACTCACATAAAATTGTTGCTCCAGCTAATCCAGAGCGACCGGTGCGCTTCATCAGGAAGCCCATTGACTACAGTGTGCTGGATGACATCGGACACGGAGTTAAG GTGAACGGTCAGCAGAACATGAAGCTGGGTGGGTGTCTGTCCCGGTCCAGCCCCCCCACACAGAAACCTCCCAGTCCCCCAAGGGCAGGAAAGGGCATCCTAGG GAAGAGCTCCCCCTACAGGACGCTGGAGCCGGTGCGCCCCCCTGTGGTGCCCAACGATTACGTCTCCAGCCCCACCAGAAACAGTATGACTGGTGCACAACTTTCAAGTCCAGTGCGCACGGCCACTCTCAACCATCGGCCCAGAACATACAG tggcaGCAGTGGAGGCAGTCATCCTAGCAGCAgcagtcgcagcagcagcagggagaacagcggcagcagctgtgtgggcGTTCCCATCGCCGTGCCGACGCCCTCCCCACCATCTACCTTCCCAG GTCCCATCGTCCCTCAGTTCTACAGTATGAACCGGCCTCAGCCTCGACAGCAGACGCCTCAGGTAGGGGGGTCCCTGCCTTACCGCCGCCCTCCCTCTGTCACTGATCAGCCCATCACCGCCCCAACCCAGGTCAATGGCGGTCCCTACTACACCCAGAGCCCAG cctctcccccgccctcctccctcctccaattctctcctcagcttcctctgaTGGGTTTTGTTGCTCGTGTTCAGGAGTCCA tctCAGACGCcatttctcctcctcacccaGCTGCTGAGAGCCAGTCGGCACCCGAGGAGCTCCTCCCCACACCTCAGCCACAGGAGGACGGACATGAAGAGGACTCGGCAGTGGTGGAGTACAGTGACCCGTATGCTGAGGAGGACCCACCCTGGGCCCCCAGAACCTACTTGGAGAAAG TGGTGGCCATCTACGACTACACTGCCGACAAAGAGGACGAGCTGTCGTTTCAGGAAGGAGCCATCATCTACGTGATCAAGAAGAACGAGGATGGTTGGTTTGAAGGCGTGATGAACGCCACCACCGGCCTCTTCCCTGGGAACTACGTGGAGTCTATAATGCACTACGCCGACTGA
- the LOC114847055 gene encoding abl interactor 2-like isoform X4, which translates to MAELQMLLDEEIPAGRKALLDSFTNLDRVAEYCESNYVQSADKERALEETKSYTTQSLASVAYLINTLANNVLQMLDIQASQLRRMESSVNHISQTVDIHKEKVARREIGILTTNKNTSHSHKIVAPANPERPVRFIRKPIDYSVLDDIGHGVKVNGQQNMKLGGCLSRSSPPTQKPPSPPRAGKGILGGSSGGSHPSSSSRSSSRENSGSSCVGVPIAVPTPSPPSTFPVSPTAEPASSSSTAPNSSPSPTPSSFSSSSSSTTTLTQPNAPLPPNSPIQHSTSPPQPNTPPSTSPSGNPTPEVQLVLPPPPLSSSSSPAEGPIVPQFYSMNRPQPRQQTPQVGGSLPYRRPPSVTDQPITAPTQVNGGPYYTQSPASPPPSSLLQFSPQLPLMGFVARVQESISDAISPPHPAAESQSAPEELLPTPQPQEDGHEEDSAVVEYSDPYAEEDPPWAPRTYLEKVVAIYDYTADKEDELSFQEGAIIYVIKKNEDGWFEGVMNATTGLFPGNYVESIMHYAD; encoded by the exons ATGGCGGagttgcagatgctgctggACGAGGAGATTCCTGCCGGACGAAAAGCGCTGCTGGACAGCTTCACCAACCTGGACCGGGTGGCTGAGTACTGCGAGAGCAACTATGTTCAG TCTGCAGACAAGGAACGAGCGCTGGAGGAGACTAAGAGCTACACCACCCAATCGCTGGCCAGCGTCGCCTACCTCATCAACACACTGGCCAACAATGTGCTGCAGATGCTGGACATCCAGGCATCGCAGCTGCGCCGCATGGAGAGCTCCGTCAACCACATCTCACAG ACTGTTGACATTCACAAAGAGAAGGTGGCCAGACGGGAGATCGGCATCTTGACCACCAACAAAAACACGTCCCACTCACATAAAATTGTTGCTCCAGCTAATCCAGAGCGACCGGTGCGCTTCATCAGGAAGCCCATTGACTACAGTGTGCTGGATGACATCGGACACGGAGTTAAG GTGAACGGTCAGCAGAACATGAAGCTGGGTGGGTGTCTGTCCCGGTCCAGCCCCCCCACACAGAAACCTCCCAGTCCCCCAAGGGCAGGAAAGGGCATCCTAGG tggcaGCAGTGGAGGCAGTCATCCTAGCAGCAgcagtcgcagcagcagcagggagaacagcggcagcagctgtgtgggcGTTCCCATCGCCGTGCCGACGCCCTCCCCACCATCTACCTTCCCAG TTTCCCCAACTGCTGAACCAGCTAGCtcttcctccactgctcctaACTCCTCCCCTTCCCCGaccccttcctccttctcctcttcctcctcctccacaacaACCCTAACACAGCCCAATGCTCCTTTGCCCCCAAACTCCCCTATACAACACAGCACCTCACCACCCCAACCTAACACGCCTCCCAGCACCTCCCCATCTGGTAACCCCACCCCCGAAGTCCAGctggtcctccctcctcctcccctgtcctcctcctcatctcctgctGAAG GTCCCATCGTCCCTCAGTTCTACAGTATGAACCGGCCTCAGCCTCGACAGCAGACGCCTCAGGTAGGGGGGTCCCTGCCTTACCGCCGCCCTCCCTCTGTCACTGATCAGCCCATCACCGCCCCAACCCAGGTCAATGGCGGTCCCTACTACACCCAGAGCCCAG cctctcccccgccctcctccctcctccaattctctcctcagcttcctctgaTGGGTTTTGTTGCTCGTGTTCAGGAGTCCA tctCAGACGCcatttctcctcctcacccaGCTGCTGAGAGCCAGTCGGCACCCGAGGAGCTCCTCCCCACACCTCAGCCACAGGAGGACGGACATGAAGAGGACTCGGCAGTGGTGGAGTACAGTGACCCGTATGCTGAGGAGGACCCACCCTGGGCCCCCAGAACCTACTTGGAGAAAG TGGTGGCCATCTACGACTACACTGCCGACAAAGAGGACGAGCTGTCGTTTCAGGAAGGAGCCATCATCTACGTGATCAAGAAGAACGAGGATGGTTGGTTTGAAGGCGTGATGAACGCCACCACCGGCCTCTTCCCTGGGAACTACGTGGAGTCTATAATGCACTACGCCGACTGA